A genomic segment from Alteribacillus bidgolensis encodes:
- a CDS encoding PucR family transcriptional regulator: MVEQFLRKFQRRFYSLEEFADYISELLDGPVTIEDANHRLLAYSTHKEHTDSARVSTIIGRRVPEKVINTLWKERIIPALHHQNEAMYIREIQEIGLGNRMAVSIKKSNEILGYIWVLEVNSSFGEREASLLQAAAAKAVTQLQQVHYLKKEQEKNSQELFWRLLTGEVMEEEGIQNNLQNWFSKMPQHFSVVVFETNEEMVDHVHKNIVYITNTSQKIKKLLYTTDRNMLIMLVEPVHKREEKSLRLFIKECIQLLKERIGVNQVLAGSGELCSHFSEVKDSYEKALEVITINKQLRPDKEKFVFYHELGFYRYAKVLLEQKKRESYTEPVLELLKEYDIKNNTELYKSLVVYLQHDANMKEASEKLHIHVNTLAYRMKRVEELTNIDLGNAHQKSSLLLEISLTDLSG; the protein is encoded by the coding sequence GTGGTCGAACAGTTTTTGAGAAAATTTCAACGTCGGTTTTACTCCTTAGAAGAATTTGCTGATTATATTAGTGAACTTCTTGACGGTCCGGTGACTATAGAGGATGCCAATCACAGGCTGCTTGCATATAGTACCCATAAAGAACACACGGATTCCGCTAGGGTTTCTACTATAATTGGAAGACGAGTACCTGAAAAAGTGATAAATACACTTTGGAAAGAAAGGATTATTCCTGCTCTTCATCACCAAAATGAGGCAATGTATATTCGTGAAATTCAAGAAATTGGTTTAGGTAATCGTATGGCTGTTTCAATAAAAAAAAGTAACGAGATATTAGGATATATATGGGTCCTTGAAGTAAACAGCTCTTTTGGGGAGCGGGAAGCATCCTTGCTGCAAGCAGCTGCAGCAAAAGCAGTTACTCAATTACAACAAGTTCATTATCTAAAAAAAGAACAAGAGAAAAACAGTCAAGAATTGTTTTGGAGATTATTAACAGGCGAGGTTATGGAAGAGGAAGGTATTCAAAATAATCTTCAAAATTGGTTTTCTAAAATGCCGCAACATTTCTCTGTTGTTGTGTTTGAAACAAATGAAGAAATGGTTGACCACGTTCACAAGAATATTGTGTATATAACAAACACATCTCAAAAGATAAAAAAATTATTATATACAACAGATAGAAATATGTTGATTATGCTCGTGGAACCAGTGCACAAAAGAGAAGAAAAAAGTCTTCGTCTATTTATAAAAGAATGTATACAGTTGTTAAAAGAGAGGATTGGTGTGAACCAGGTACTCGCTGGAAGCGGTGAATTGTGTTCACATTTTTCGGAAGTAAAAGATAGCTATGAGAAAGCTTTAGAGGTCATTACAATAAATAAACAGCTGCGACCGGATAAGGAAAAATTTGTGTTTTATCACGAATTAGGATTTTATAGATATGCGAAGGTTTTATTGGAGCAAAAGAAACGAGAAAGCTATACAGAACCGGTATTAGAATTACTAAAAGAATATGACATTAAAAATAACACGGAGTTATACAAAAGTTTAGTAGTTTATCTTCAGCATGATGCAAATATGAAAGAAGCTTCTGAAAAATTGCATATTCATGTTAATACATTGGCTTATAGAATGAAGCGAGTGGAGGAGCTGACAAATATAGATTTAGGGAATGCCCATCAAAAATCATCTTTGCTTTTAGAAATTAGTTTAACTGACTTAAGTGGATAA
- a CDS encoding histidine phosphatase family protein, with product MEIYLIRHGESEGNRAAKLQGCEDFDLTTKGKKQAVKLGKYFSTVKLDYLYSSDLARAYETAKALEKYQSVQTIASKEFREIHLGPLEGKTREQIYEEYPEVKNKNLLQSGLAGTETDEQITARCRHFYKTIRNIKENEKAAVVSHGGFLTIFLMYLLAGEQWNTLHRPFQINNTGVTKLSWREDRLSIHYINQHHHLESIE from the coding sequence ATGGAGATTTATTTAATAAGGCATGGTGAATCAGAAGGTAATCGCGCAGCTAAATTGCAAGGCTGTGAAGATTTTGACTTAACTACTAAAGGAAAAAAACAAGCGGTTAAGTTGGGGAAATATTTTTCAACAGTTAAACTCGACTACTTATACAGCAGTGATCTGGCCAGAGCATATGAAACAGCAAAAGCTTTAGAAAAGTATCAATCTGTTCAAACTATTGCTTCAAAAGAGTTTCGAGAAATACATTTAGGACCGCTCGAAGGCAAAACAAGAGAACAAATATATGAGGAATACCCTGAAGTGAAAAATAAAAATTTACTTCAGTCAGGACTTGCAGGAACAGAGACAGATGAACAAATAACAGCAAGATGCCGTCATTTTTATAAAACAATAAGGAACATAAAAGAAAATGAAAAAGCTGCTGTCGTTTCTCACGGTGGTTTCCTCACTATTTTCTTAATGTATCTGCTCGCTGGAGAACAATGGAATACACTGCACCGTCCATTTCAGATAAACAATACAGGAGTGACAAAACTAAGCTGGAGAGAAGATAGACTTTCTATTCATTATATAAATCAGCATCATCATTTAGAATCAATCGAGTAA
- a CDS encoding FbpB family small basic protein, whose amino-acid sequence MRKPMRSTLEELINENKEELLRDPAAINKIEKKLDERKAKEVYVEELEDYKEKEMKYAK is encoded by the coding sequence ATGAGAAAACCCATGCGCTCCACCTTAGAAGAATTAATCAACGAAAACAAAGAAGAGCTTTTAAGGGATCCAGCAGCAATAAACAAAATAGAGAAAAAGCTGGATGAACGAAAAGCTAAAGAAGTTTATGTTGAAGAGTTAGAAGATTATAAAGAAAAAGAAATGAAGTACGCAAAATGA
- a CDS encoding GAF domain-containing protein produces the protein MTISTDLASIHILSSVYQSNNISEICLKTVKTLCEKVDYINWAGIYLHENEETRLHASAGDGENMQSQLAFPIKNRNEEIGVLVVKSRQWIVFDVTDVSTLETVAFELGELCT, from the coding sequence TTGACTATATCTACAGACCTAGCTTCGATCCATATTTTGTCTTCTGTCTATCAATCCAACAACATTTCTGAAATTTGCTTAAAAACTGTTAAGACATTATGTGAAAAAGTAGATTATATTAATTGGGCAGGAATATACCTGCATGAAAATGAAGAAACCCGCCTTCATGCTTCTGCTGGCGATGGAGAAAACATGCAAAGTCAACTTGCTTTTCCAATTAAAAACCGTAACGAGGAGATTGGTGTATTAGTAGTAAAAAGCAGACAATGGATTGTATTTGATGTAACAGATGTTTCTACTCTTGAAACGGTGGCTTTCGAATTAGGTGAACTTTGTACATAA
- the ald gene encoding alanine dehydrogenase, with translation MIIGVPKELKNNENRVALTPAGVVSLIKAGHDVFIETAAGEGSGFSNEEYKTAGAIIKSNPQDVWKQVDMVMKVKEPLEEEFIYFREDLILFTYLHLAAEPKLVQALTESGVTAVAYETVEIDGVLPLLTPMSEVAGRMAAQIGAQFLEKSKEGKGILLSGVPGVKRGKVTIIGGGVVGTNAAIIASGLGAEVTIIDLNPQRLREIDNTYNGKIQTLMSNPMNLYEEVKQSDLVIGAVLIPGARAPKLVTEEMIASMSAGSVVVDVAIDQGGIIETADRITTHDNPTYIKHDVVHYAVANMPGAVPRTSTIALTNVTVPYALEIANKGIVQSAKENKSLRKGINVANGKITYEAIAKDLGYTSQTPLAVL, from the coding sequence ATGATTATCGGAGTTCCAAAAGAATTAAAAAATAATGAAAACCGTGTAGCATTAACACCTGCAGGCGTAGTGTCATTAATAAAAGCAGGACACGATGTTTTCATAGAGACAGCAGCAGGAGAGGGAAGCGGTTTTTCGAATGAAGAGTATAAAACAGCAGGTGCGATAATTAAATCAAATCCGCAAGATGTTTGGAAACAAGTAGATATGGTCATGAAAGTTAAAGAACCACTAGAGGAAGAATTTATATATTTCAGAGAAGATCTTATTTTATTTACCTATCTTCATTTAGCAGCAGAACCAAAACTTGTTCAGGCATTAACAGAATCAGGTGTAACGGCTGTTGCTTATGAAACCGTCGAAATCGATGGAGTTCTGCCGTTATTAACCCCAATGAGTGAAGTCGCTGGCAGGATGGCTGCACAGATTGGTGCTCAGTTTCTAGAAAAATCAAAAGAAGGAAAAGGGATTTTACTTTCTGGTGTTCCAGGAGTTAAAAGGGGAAAAGTTACCATCATTGGGGGAGGAGTAGTTGGAACCAATGCAGCGATCATTGCTTCGGGTTTAGGGGCTGAAGTAACGATTATCGATCTAAATCCACAAAGGCTCCGTGAAATAGATAATACGTATAACGGTAAAATACAAACTTTAATGTCTAATCCTATGAACCTCTATGAAGAGGTTAAACAATCTGATCTTGTAATTGGTGCTGTATTAATTCCTGGAGCCAGGGCTCCGAAACTTGTAACAGAAGAAATGATCGCCTCTATGTCTGCTGGTTCCGTAGTTGTTGATGTGGCCATTGATCAAGGCGGGATTATAGAAACAGCTGACCGGATTACAACGCATGATAATCCTACGTATATAAAGCATGATGTGGTGCATTATGCAGTGGCTAATATGCCTGGTGCAGTCCCTAGGACTTCCACGATTGCATTAACAAATGTTACAGTGCCTTATGCTCTTGAGATTGCAAACAAAGGAATCGTTCAATCCGCTAAAGAGAACAAATCTCTTAGAAAAGGGATAAATGTAGCAAATGGTAAGATAACATATGAAGCAATAGCAAAAGATTTAGGTTATACTTCACAAACGCCACTAGCCGTTTTATAG
- a CDS encoding OsmC family protein, with amino-acid sequence MEFWMQENSFTTKTEFGDLQISGNADHGFRPYQLLVSSVAVCSGGVLRKVMEKRRQTVKDIYIKADVKRSEQGANEVQEIHLHFIIDTENVTNTQMKKNLEWTRKNCSMVQSVKDSIHITETFELKNNS; translated from the coding sequence ATGGAATTTTGGATGCAAGAAAACAGTTTCACTACAAAAACAGAGTTTGGAGACTTACAAATTTCTGGTAATGCAGATCATGGCTTTAGACCGTATCAATTGCTTGTTTCTTCGGTTGCTGTCTGCAGCGGCGGGGTACTAAGAAAAGTTATGGAAAAACGCAGGCAGACTGTTAAAGATATTTATATAAAAGCGGATGTTAAAAGAAGTGAGCAAGGAGCAAATGAGGTACAAGAAATTCATCTGCATTTTATCATTGATACTGAGAATGTAACAAATACACAAATGAAGAAAAACTTGGAATGGACACGAAAAAATTGTTCGATGGTGCAGTCTGTTAAGGACAGTATTCATATTACAGAAACGTTTGAATTAAAAAATAATAGCTGA
- a CDS encoding MATE family efflux transporter produces MGIENKQMDFTEGSIMKKMILFATPIFLGNLLQSSYQIIDSLWVGNLIGADALGAVSISATIIFTILSFIIGINSATLTVLSQRTGAKDNEGLRVSLNAFVFVLGTLSIFLGAAGYFLSPFILKWMGIPESIMPMALNYLRINFVGIIFLFGYNFIGTVLRAVGDSKTPLRFIFLAVILNTVLDPIFISVLNYGMEGAAYATVLSQGSAFLFGIIYSIKKKGLPFTIPSPPPWQEFKRIFKLGLPSGFSMMAISGGILAIMTVVTSFGETVIAGYGAAQRIDSVIMLPAITLGSAITSMAGQNIGADKWHRVNDIAKSGLLLIVSVSLTISLLVFLSARLLMGMFVEDQATINFGASYLRIIAFFYPFLGINFVLNGIVRSSGAMFQVLVLNIISFWVLRFPLAWAFSSIFSENGIAIGIGLSFVVSSVIAASYYRFGRWRNINIFHEEQKDN; encoded by the coding sequence ATGGGCATCGAAAATAAACAAATGGATTTTACAGAAGGCAGCATCATGAAAAAAATGATTTTATTTGCTACTCCCATCTTTTTAGGAAACCTTCTTCAAAGTTCCTATCAAATTATTGACAGTTTATGGGTAGGTAACTTGATTGGAGCAGATGCTCTAGGAGCTGTATCTATTTCCGCGACTATTATATTCACTATATTATCCTTTATTATAGGTATCAATAGTGCGACATTGACTGTGCTTTCACAAAGAACAGGTGCAAAAGACAATGAAGGGCTGCGTGTTTCATTAAATGCTTTTGTATTTGTATTAGGAACACTATCGATTTTTTTAGGCGCGGCAGGATATTTTTTATCTCCGTTTATTCTTAAATGGATGGGAATTCCAGAAAGTATCATGCCGATGGCTTTAAATTACTTACGTATTAATTTCGTTGGGATCATATTTTTGTTTGGCTATAATTTTATAGGAACGGTGCTGCGTGCTGTTGGGGATAGTAAAACACCTTTGCGTTTTATTTTTTTAGCAGTAATTTTAAATACGGTATTAGATCCGATATTTATATCTGTACTTAATTATGGAATGGAAGGAGCCGCTTACGCCACAGTTCTTTCCCAAGGCAGCGCATTTCTTTTCGGAATTATTTATTCTATTAAGAAAAAAGGTCTGCCGTTTACAATTCCATCTCCTCCGCCGTGGCAGGAATTTAAGAGAATTTTTAAGCTCGGACTTCCATCCGGTTTTTCAATGATGGCCATTTCAGGCGGTATACTTGCTATTATGACTGTTGTAACGTCTTTTGGGGAAACAGTTATAGCAGGTTATGGTGCAGCACAGCGTATAGACAGTGTTATTATGCTTCCTGCCATAACGTTGGGTTCTGCTATTACAAGTATGGCTGGGCAAAATATAGGTGCCGATAAATGGCACCGAGTTAATGATATAGCAAAGAGTGGTCTGCTGTTGATTGTAAGTGTTTCTTTAACGATTAGCTTGCTTGTATTTCTATCTGCCCGGCTATTGATGGGGATGTTTGTGGAAGATCAAGCAACCATTAATTTTGGTGCCTCTTACCTTAGAATTATAGCCTTCTTTTATCCGTTTTTAGGCATTAATTTTGTATTAAACGGAATTGTTCGGTCTTCAGGGGCCATGTTTCAAGTGCTCGTTCTTAACATTATTTCTTTCTGGGTGCTGCGTTTTCCTCTTGCTTGGGCCTTCTCCTCTATCTTTTCAGAAAACGGCATTGCCATAGGTATTGGACTGAGTTTTGTTGTCAGCAGTGTGATTGCTGCTTCCTATTATCGATTTGGGAGATGGAGAAATATTAATATTTTTCATGAAGAACAAAAAGATAACTAA
- the pdaA gene encoding delta-lactam-biosynthetic de-N-acetylase: MKYIIITSLFLFLSLSSSIDTALGEEIYRWNFKPAKNNEPSDTEEMYKDLLDKYGGFFIGDPNHKTLYLTFDNGYENGYTADILDVLKEKDVPAAFFVTGHYLKSAPDLVKRMKEEGHIVGNHSWHHPSLPEISEKRMEKELSKVKEEYEQITGEKEMIYLRPPQGTFNERSLAQTQKMGYINVFWSFAYVDWETNEQKGPDHAYKSIMRRIHPGAVMLLHSVSEDNAEALEKVIDECEKKGYTFKSLDNLLFKTP; this comes from the coding sequence ATGAAATACATTATTATTACTTCTTTATTCCTCTTCCTAAGTCTTTCTTCATCAATAGACACAGCACTTGGTGAAGAAATTTATAGATGGAATTTTAAGCCTGCAAAGAATAATGAACCATCTGATACGGAAGAAATGTATAAAGATTTACTCGATAAATACGGTGGTTTTTTTATAGGGGATCCAAATCACAAAACATTATATTTGACCTTTGACAATGGATACGAAAATGGTTATACAGCTGATATTTTAGACGTATTGAAAGAAAAGGATGTTCCAGCGGCTTTTTTTGTAACCGGTCATTATTTAAAATCGGCTCCTGATCTAGTTAAAAGAATGAAGGAAGAAGGCCACATTGTTGGCAATCATTCATGGCATCACCCTAGTTTGCCTGAAATAAGCGAAAAGCGGATGGAAAAAGAATTATCAAAAGTGAAGGAAGAATATGAACAAATTACTGGTGAAAAAGAAATGATTTACTTAAGACCTCCGCAAGGAACCTTTAATGAAAGGTCACTTGCTCAAACACAAAAAATGGGTTATATCAATGTTTTTTGGTCGTTTGCTTACGTGGATTGGGAAACAAATGAGCAGAAAGGACCAGATCATGCTTATAAAAGTATTATGAGAAGAATTCACCCGGGGGCAGTAATGCTTTTGCATTCTGTTTCGGAAGATAACGCGGAAGCTTTAGAAAAAGTAATTGATGAATGTGAAAAAAAAGGATATACCTTTAAAAGTTTGGATAACTTATTGTTTAAAACACCTTAA
- a CDS encoding MBL fold metallo-hydrolase, translating into MSKTFLKTQHIHQITLPTPFLVGPVHVYLIEGDALTLVDTGPNTTEAWEVLTKSLKVRGYQPEDIDQIILTYHHPDHAGLTYRFAETAEIKGNWKNNYWLEADSEFFSNIIAFFGTLYDQLNVPLRLKNKILKENKNYM; encoded by the coding sequence ATGTCAAAAACGTTCCTAAAAACCCAGCACATTCATCAAATCACCTTGCCAACACCCTTTTTGGTGGGACCAGTCCATGTTTATTTAATTGAAGGGGATGCTTTAACATTGGTTGATACAGGTCCTAATACGACAGAAGCATGGGAAGTATTGACGAAATCATTAAAAGTTCGAGGATATCAGCCTGAAGATATTGATCAAATTATATTAACTTATCATCATCCTGATCATGCCGGGTTAACATACCGTTTTGCTGAAACAGCAGAAATAAAAGGGAATTGGAAAAATAATTATTGGCTCGAGGCTGACTCAGAATTTTTTTCTAACATAATTGCTTTTTTTGGTACCTTATATGACCAATTAAATGTACCCTTGCGTCTGAAGAACAAAATATTAAAAGAGAATAAAAACTATATGTGA
- a CDS encoding VLRF1 family aeRF1-type release factor: protein MGLLEELKNYSQQQDETGILTIYLNTDFGDGSQHSGEWKIRLKNGLKKLKEYVDTSGTDDEKKAFKKVADQADQHIYDQQMNLKKSYVFIASADGNVLMEKILQVPVETSFHWEKKPELGQLEELQSNYPAAGIVMVQKSDVHFIDTALGEIREEKHFSWEVESEDWKQYEGNSATERISSGSTQVDEVQQRFEENRQRWYKNLAPVLDKEVKNRNQQGIYLVGNKESIRDLEKHLGAKVIDSISKNLTSKSSYEVLNKIYGEKVR from the coding sequence ATGGGATTATTAGAAGAGCTCAAGAATTACTCTCAACAGCAAGATGAAACGGGAATATTGACTATTTATTTAAATACAGATTTTGGCGATGGGAGCCAGCATAGTGGAGAATGGAAAATACGATTAAAAAATGGATTGAAAAAATTAAAAGAGTATGTGGATACCAGCGGTACGGATGATGAAAAAAAAGCATTTAAAAAGGTAGCGGACCAAGCAGATCAGCACATCTACGATCAGCAGATGAACTTGAAAAAAAGTTATGTTTTTATAGCTTCTGCTGACGGTAATGTTCTCATGGAAAAAATTCTTCAGGTTCCTGTTGAAACTTCATTTCATTGGGAGAAAAAACCAGAGCTAGGCCAATTAGAAGAATTGCAGTCAAATTATCCGGCTGCTGGAATAGTTATGGTACAGAAAAGTGATGTTCATTTTATAGATACTGCACTTGGAGAGATTCGAGAGGAAAAGCATTTCAGCTGGGAAGTTGAATCAGAGGATTGGAAGCAATATGAAGGAAATTCAGCAACAGAAAGAATTTCTTCTGGTTCCACTCAAGTAGATGAAGTCCAGCAGCGCTTTGAGGAAAATCGGCAGCGCTGGTATAAAAATCTGGCTCCTGTTTTAGATAAAGAAGTGAAAAATAGAAACCAGCAAGGTATTTACCTTGTTGGAAATAAAGAATCCATTCGTGATCTTGAAAAGCATCTTGGTGCAAAAGTTATTGATAGCATTTCTAAAAATTTAACTTCAAAGTCTTCTTATGAAGTATTAAACAAAATATACGGCGAAAAAGTGAGATAA
- a CDS encoding AbgT family transporter, producing the protein MAEDAKKQGIVQRSLDVIEKVGNKLPHPITLFAILAIFVVFTSAVLSNAGLQIEDPAEEGETITVTNLLSNDGIEYMFTSMVENFINFAPLGVVLATMIGIGIAERTGLISVLLRSFVLSVPKFLLTGGLVFAGIMSSVASDAGYVVLPPLGAMLFAALGRHPLAGLAAAFAGVSAGFSANLLLSATDPMLGELTIQAAATIDTAYAEGMNNAMNYYFIIASTFFLTIVGTLVSEKMVEPRLGDYKEEHTEELQEITSQEKKGMLWAGISTLVTVFLLALLIVPPAAPLRGEEGAIVQSPFMSSLVVVILIIFFVPGLVYGIVTKSIKNDKDVANQLSETMASMGMFIVLAFTAGQFVAYFNETNMGLLLGVYGAEFLDTINLSGIPLIIAFVIITGFINLFIGSASAKWAIMAPVFVPIMMLQGYSPELTQMAYRVADSTTNIITPLMTYFAIIIAFAQKYDKKMGIGSLISVMLPYSIIFMITWTIMLIVWMAFGIDLGPGSPIEYNG; encoded by the coding sequence ATGGCAGAGGATGCCAAAAAACAAGGGATTGTCCAACGTTCACTGGACGTTATAGAAAAGGTAGGCAATAAACTGCCGCACCCGATTACTTTATTTGCTATTTTAGCTATATTTGTCGTTTTTACATCCGCTGTTCTTTCTAACGCTGGATTGCAGATTGAAGATCCGGCAGAAGAAGGAGAAACCATTACTGTCACCAATCTTCTTTCTAATGATGGCATTGAATACATGTTCACAAGCATGGTTGAGAATTTTATTAATTTTGCACCGCTCGGCGTTGTTCTTGCAACAATGATCGGCATAGGGATTGCGGAGCGAACTGGTCTTATTAGTGTCCTCTTGCGCAGTTTTGTTTTATCCGTACCTAAGTTTCTTCTTACAGGAGGACTAGTTTTTGCAGGCATCATGTCAAGCGTAGCTTCCGATGCGGGCTATGTCGTTCTTCCGCCTCTTGGCGCCATGCTTTTTGCCGCTTTAGGGAGACACCCTCTCGCTGGACTGGCTGCAGCGTTTGCAGGAGTATCAGCTGGCTTTAGTGCTAATTTATTACTTTCTGCTACAGATCCTATGCTTGGGGAATTAACAATACAAGCAGCAGCTACTATTGATACTGCATACGCAGAGGGTATGAACAATGCAATGAACTATTACTTTATCATTGCATCTACGTTCTTTTTAACTATTGTTGGAACGTTGGTAAGTGAAAAAATGGTAGAACCGCGTTTGGGAGACTATAAAGAAGAGCACACTGAAGAACTGCAGGAAATTACTTCTCAAGAGAAAAAAGGTATGCTTTGGGCTGGAATTTCCACCCTTGTTACCGTCTTTTTACTCGCACTGTTAATTGTCCCTCCTGCCGCTCCCTTACGTGGAGAAGAAGGGGCTATTGTCCAATCTCCATTTATGAGTTCATTAGTTGTTGTTATACTCATCATTTTCTTTGTACCTGGTTTAGTATATGGAATAGTGACAAAATCTATTAAAAACGATAAAGACGTTGCAAACCAGCTTTCTGAAACAATGGCATCGATGGGAATGTTTATCGTTCTTGCATTTACAGCTGGTCAATTTGTCGCTTATTTCAATGAAACTAATATGGGGCTTTTGCTAGGTGTATACGGGGCTGAGTTTTTAGATACTATTAACTTAAGCGGGATTCCTTTAATTATCGCCTTTGTTATTATTACAGGTTTTATTAACTTATTTATCGGAAGTGCCTCTGCTAAGTGGGCAATCATGGCACCAGTTTTTGTGCCAATCATGATGCTGCAAGGTTATTCACCTGAGCTCACCCAAATGGCTTATCGTGTAGCAGATTCTACTACCAACATTATTACTCCATTAATGACTTATTTTGCAATCATTATTGCGTTTGCTCAAAAATATGACAAAAAAATGGGGATTGGATCCTTAATCTCTGTCATGCTGCCTTACTCTATTATATTCATGATTACATGGACCATTATGTTAATTGTCTGGATGGCTTTCGGGATTGATCTTGGGCCAGGCTCACCAATTGAATATAACGGTTAA
- a CDS encoding YtxH domain-containing protein: MENKEEKQSRSQLGLKIGLAVGSASAVVLFGNRRTRDKIINGTKQTAAAINEASKFLSENREEIISQVKTASNELSDLLKSANEDIQQISQRASHLKDTTLNVKERTQKTAEELKELKEKESEEEVKQIDQADNVERLPTGHNVSKEM, encoded by the coding sequence ATGGAAAATAAAGAAGAGAAACAATCACGATCACAACTAGGGCTGAAAATTGGATTAGCGGTAGGAAGTGCTTCTGCTGTGGTGTTATTTGGGAATCGTCGTACTAGAGATAAAATAATAAATGGAACAAAACAAACAGCTGCTGCGATCAATGAAGCAAGTAAATTCTTGTCTGAAAATAGAGAAGAAATCATTTCACAGGTTAAAACAGCTTCTAATGAATTATCGGACTTGTTAAAATCAGCAAATGAAGACATTCAACAAATTTCCCAAAGGGCCAGCCATTTAAAAGATACTACTTTAAATGTAAAAGAAAGGACTCAAAAAACGGCTGAAGAACTAAAGGAATTAAAAGAGAAGGAATCAGAAGAAGAAGTGAAACAAATAGATCAAGCGGACAATGTAGAAAGACTCCCCACCGGCCATAATGTTTCAAAAGAAATGTAA
- a CDS encoding DNA-3-methyladenine glycosylase family protein, producing the protein MWKIEKELKNLYNYKLLLKRMKGDPLLSISESLESIRIPVQDGGIKEGVLLQFSDTSSAVKAELFGEKVRKDAAFYQVNRIFLWERSLHKIFDHFSTTDLAPLFKCFAGVPLALDFELYGCLMKTIIHQQLNMKFAYTLTTRFVQTYGEQVDGAWFYPAPEKVAALTTFDLQQLQFSKRKAEYVIDTSKLIEKNNLNLNNLIYKRDEEIIQELTSIRGIGPWTAQCFLLFGLGRENLLPAGDIGIQNGLKKLWGRDHKPSVEEIKERGKQWSPYASYAAFYIWLSTEFPEYCLF; encoded by the coding sequence ATGTGGAAAATAGAAAAGGAACTGAAGAATTTGTATAATTACAAACTGCTTCTCAAACGAATGAAAGGAGATCCATTATTAAGCATTAGTGAATCATTGGAGTCTATTCGAATACCTGTGCAAGACGGAGGGATAAAAGAAGGGGTTTTGCTGCAGTTTAGTGATACTTCTTCAGCAGTAAAAGCTGAACTATTTGGAGAAAAGGTCAGAAAAGATGCAGCTTTTTATCAAGTGAATAGAATATTTTTATGGGAACGTTCCTTACACAAAATATTTGATCATTTTTCAACGACAGATTTAGCTCCCCTTTTCAAGTGTTTTGCAGGCGTCCCGCTTGCTCTTGATTTTGAGTTATATGGATGTTTAATGAAAACTATTATTCATCAACAGCTAAATATGAAATTTGCTTATACTCTTACTACCCGTTTTGTTCAAACATATGGGGAACAAGTAGATGGTGCTTGGTTTTACCCTGCCCCTGAAAAAGTAGCTGCCCTTACAACATTTGATTTACAACAACTCCAGTTTAGTAAAAGAAAAGCAGAATACGTTATCGATACATCAAAGCTAATTGAAAAAAACAACCTTAATCTGAATAATTTGATATACAAAAGGGATGAAGAAATAATTCAAGAATTAACATCTATTCGTGGTATTGGCCCTTGGACAGCTCAATGCTTTTTATTGTTTGGATTAGGAAGAGAGAACCTTTTGCCGGCAGGTGATATCGGAATTCAAAATGGTTTAAAGAAACTTTGGGGAAGAGATCACAAACCTTCTGTAGAAGAGATAAAAGAACGTGGGAAGCAGTGGTCCCCTTATGCAAGTTATGCTGCTTTTTATATATGGTTGAGTACAGAATTTCCAGAGTATTGTTTATTTTAG